The genomic region CTCGGCAACCTTCTCGCCTCGGGCAATGCCACGCTGCAGGCGGGGCTGGCGGCCCGCTGGGATGGCGATTACGCCTATGCGCTGCTGGTCGTCGCGGCTGTCGTGGCGCTCGTCGTCGCCCTGCTCGCCGGCTTCGGTTACGAGAAGAAGGATGTGCGCTTCGGCTCGGAGGAGGGCGAAGCGCCGCAGGGCGCGATACACAGCGCCTGACTTCTTTTCGATGGAGGCTGCGCCAAGGGCGCGGCCTCCTATTCGCTGCTCAATACGGTATTCTCAGGTATGCCCTTCGCCTCCGGCGGCGGCTACCGCGAATAGACGCCAGCCTGCGGTACATCCGCGGCCTGTTTTGCCTGACCGGTGCTTCAATGGGGCGGCTCGCCTCCTGGGCCGACACGACTTTGCAGGCGCATATGCGATCGTAGAAGACCTGTCCTTTCCACTCGGCGAACGGCAGGAGCCACCAGGCCATGATCGCGACTGTCCAGATGCCGTAAAGCCAAATCGTACTGATGTCTGAAGGCGTATATCCGTCGTGGAACATGGCAAGCAAGGCGTCGAAGTCTTGCGCCGGATAGGCCGGAAACAGCGAGACCGCGAATGCGGCGGCACTGAAAAGCAGGTTCGGGCTGAACTTCAGGATTTCGCGTTTCAACGCGGTGCCGAAGTCGGGGGCTTTGCCATCCACAGTCGTTACTTCGAGGAAGAAAATCGCCTTTCCGACTGTGCGGCGGCCATTCGCGGAGAAGCAGGCGAAAGCCAGCATGATCAGCATGGTGCTGGCTATGCCTGATATCAAATTGGAATAGGCAGGTATGGTTCTGGCGACCGGGTTACCGTCTGCGTCCAGAGGGATGGTCAGCACTTGAGTTGGCGTCACGTAATCCCACGGCTCCATCAGAATTGTTGTCTGCAGGTATTGGTGCTTTCCAAACCCGAATTGGCGGAGTTCGCAGATTGCGGTGGTGCGAAATTCGTTCGGCTTCAACGGCCAACCTTCTTCGATTCGCTTGGCAAGCTGAGACGGCACCTCCGGGACGCACTCAATCGAGCTCCATCCGGGGAAGCGGAGGCTCGGAGGAAGGGCGGTTGAAATGTAATAAGCTGCTGCAAGGATGATGGCTTGAAAGATGAGGATGTCGACGGCAAAGGCCGCAAGGCGTTGCCAGAAGTAGCGTGAAGGCAAAGCAACGGGTTGCTGCACCGCAGCCAGATTGTCCATATGGTCCCCTGTCCATGCGGCGCTTTGAGTCTGTCCAATAATAGATACGAATATCCCGGTGACTAAAACAATGTTTTGCTGCCGGCGATCCGCATCGCCTCGATGGCCTGAGACGATCGGTCCGCGCCCCAGGGCTTGCCGTCGAATGGCGTCGTGCTAGGTAAGGCCCGCCGGTATCTCGCCGGACCGACCGTTTCCTCCACAGCCGAGTTGCTCCATGTCCTTTTCTCCCGCCGCCCTCTGGCCCGTCGTCATGCTGTTTGCGTCCAACATCTTCATGACCTTTGCCTGGTATGGCCATCTCAAGCATAAGAGCAGCGCCATCTTCCTTGCCATCGTCGTCAGCTGGGGCATCGCCTTCTTCGAATATTGCCTGGCGGTGCCGGCCAACCGCATCGGCTCGGCGGTCTACACGACGGCGCAGCTGAAGACGATGCAGGAGGTGATCACGCTCCTCGTCTTCGCCGGCTTCTCGATCTTCTGGCTCGGCGAGGACCTGACCTGGAACCATGCGATCGGCTTCGCGCTCATCGCAATCGGAGCATCTTTCATTTTTCGGGCGTAAATCTTAGCTTTTTCAACAGATTACAAATCGTCCATGTCCTGATATCGCCACATTTCCTACAGATTGGCGTCGCAATCGGCTGGCAGCCTGTCACTACCACGTGATCAGGAGTTGACCGGCCATGAGCCTCTCTTTCCCGACGATGGCGGCGATCCGGTTCGGCTATGGTTTCCGGCCGGGCGAGCAGCCGCCCAGCAGCAAGGATGAGCTGATCGGTCAGCTCAGCAAGGCGGCGGTGGCGACGCCGGACTTTCCGCTCGGCGGTCCCGAGACGCGCCATCGCGCGATCCTCAGCCTGCAGGCGCAGCTGAAACAGATTCGGCAGGATGCCAAGACGGTGACCGACGATACGGCGCAGCGCGAGATGCGCAAAGGCGTGCAGCGGCAAGCGCAGCAGCAATTCCAGCACGATGCGAACCTGCGGCTGATGCAGGCGGTGTTGTCGCCTTACGGTTTCTACGAGCGGCTTTCGACCTTCTGGACCGATCATTTCTCCACCAGCGCCAATAAGAGCCTGCCGATGCGCCTCATCGTGCCGCTCTACGAGGCCGAGGCGATCCGGCCGTTCATGTCGGGCAGGTTCGGCGACCTGCTGCGCAGCGCCACCGCCCATCCGGCCATGCTGATCTATCTCGATCAGGCAGATTCGCTCGGGCCGGATTCGGCCGGCGGCATCAAGCGCAACAAGGGACTGAACGAAAATCTCGGCCGCGAACTGCTGGAACTGCACACGCTCGGCGCCGGCAGCGGCTACAGCCAGGCGGATGTGACGGCGGCGGCCATGGTGCTGACGGGCTTGACCATCGACCGCAAGGAGATGGACATCGCCTTCCGGCCGAATATCTCCGAGCCCGGCGCGCATCAGGTGCTCGGTGTCAGCTATGGCGGGCGCAAGCGCTCGCGCGACGATTATCTCGACATGCTCGACGATCTTTCCGTCCATCCGAAGACGGCGGCGCATATCAGCCGCAAACTGGCAGTGCATTTCGTCTCCGACCAGCCCGACGAAGGCATGGTGTCCGACATGGCAGCCGCCTGGAAGAAGACGGATGGCGATCTCACCGCCGTCTACACCGCCATGCTCGACCATCCCGCCGCCTGGCAGAACGAAGGCGCCAAGGCGCGCCAACCCTTCGACTATGTCGTCGCTGGGCTGCGGGCACTGAATGCGGGGC from Rhizobium sp. BT03 harbors:
- a CDS encoding RDD family protein produces the protein MDNLAAVQQPVALPSRYFWQRLAAFAVDILIFQAIILAAAYYISTALPPSLRFPGWSSIECVPEVPSQLAKRIEEGWPLKPNEFRTTAICELRQFGFGKHQYLQTTILMEPWDYVTPTQVLTIPLDADGNPVARTIPAYSNLISGIASTMLIMLAFACFSANGRRTVGKAIFFLEVTTVDGKAPDFGTALKREILKFSPNLLFSAAAFAVSLFPAYPAQDFDALLAMFHDGYTPSDISTIWLYGIWTVAIMAWWLLPFAEWKGQVFYDRICACKVVSAQEASRPIEAPVRQNRPRMYRRLASIRGSRRRRRRAYLRIPY
- a CDS encoding DMT family protein, coding for MSFSPAALWPVVMLFASNIFMTFAWYGHLKHKSSAIFLAIVVSWGIAFFEYCLAVPANRIGSAVYTTAQLKTMQEVITLLVFAGFSIFWLGEDLTWNHAIGFALIAIGASFIFRA
- a CDS encoding DUF1800 family protein, yielding MSLSFPTMAAIRFGYGFRPGEQPPSSKDELIGQLSKAAVATPDFPLGGPETRHRAILSLQAQLKQIRQDAKTVTDDTAQREMRKGVQRQAQQQFQHDANLRLMQAVLSPYGFYERLSTFWTDHFSTSANKSLPMRLIVPLYEAEAIRPFMSGRFGDLLRSATAHPAMLIYLDQADSLGPDSAGGIKRNKGLNENLGRELLELHTLGAGSGYSQADVTAAAMVLTGLTIDRKEMDIAFRPNISEPGAHQVLGVSYGGRKRSRDDYLDMLDDLSVHPKTAAHISRKLAVHFVSDQPDEGMVSDMAAAWKKTDGDLTAVYTAMLDHPAAWQNEGAKARQPFDYVVAGLRALNAGPVNGVVGSFLAANQQGTEEGDMAANTPGMAGSPVTTDPAGEGRDKRLKAFRTARALGQGALKRMGQPTWLPPSPAGFEEGFSAWITGSQLAERLAWARRASAQFGRDEDPREFLKSTLGDAARDETIRVVSQAPNKISGLTLVLASPEFNRR